One window of the Cryptomeria japonica chromosome 7, Sugi_1.0, whole genome shotgun sequence genome contains the following:
- the LOC131048604 gene encoding mitochondrial import inner membrane translocase subunit TIM44-2 isoform X2, whose translation MAGKMLGRDFNQSSRQIFSLYRSRQQAANNRYFVFRNQSRLSSRHMSIFSEFSKRFKGEVESNPELQKSIKELKEKAVEIKSITEDLKTRTKQTTEHLYKHADAVRTEAETKAKQVSAVMKDKISAATEQAKDFGEKTFKVGTDGSEEKTRSKADSSSNYEGSSTSSTAKTEATESASSQEESGASETVFHKIGKGVSFASSSTAAAFKSLKEAKIVDVTKKGYNLVKDELTSTPSRRRKMESAAAASAYKERSSATSIVPVGVKQTRWGKKWEEFKEKARGHPLYKRVRGVGEHPAVAKSQELAEDIRERWETSDSPVVHKIQDLNETIFGESASAISYKEIRRRDPYFSLPDFIADVQEIVKPTLQAYLKGDFETLKKNCSFEVIDRCKAERRAYESQGIFFDNKILHISDVEVKETKLMGDTPIIIVATQQTFCVRDRSGKITEGGKDDIHTVYYAWAMQQMDSGEMKEGEVYPTWRLREMQQLGIQSLI comes from the exons ATGGCAGGCAAAATGTTAGGTCGTGATTTTAACCAGTCGTCAAGGCAGATTTTTTCTTTATACCGCTCAAGGCAACAG GCTGCAAATAATCGATATTTTGTCTTTCGCAATCAAAGCCGTTTGAGTTCTCGTCATATGAGCATTTTCAGCGAGTTCTCGAAGCGGTTCAAGGGAGAAGTTGAGAG CAATCCAGAGCTTCAAAAATCAATTAAGGAGCTTAAAGAAAAAGCAGTTGAGATTAAGTCAATCACAGAGGATCTGAAAACTAG AACGAAGCAGACAACAGAGCATTTGTACAAGCATGCTGATGCCGTACGAACGGAGGCAGAGACTAAGGCAAAACAG GTGTCTGCTGTAATGAAAGATAAGATCTCAGCTGCAACTGAACAG GCAAAAGATTTTGGTGAAAAGACATTTAAGGTTGGAACAGATGGGTCTGAAGAAAAGACAAGGTCTAAGGCAGACAGCAGCAGTAATTATGAAGGAAGCTCAACATCAAGTACTGCAAAAACTGAGGCTACAGAGTCTGCAAGTTCACAGGAAGAAAGTGGAGCAAGTGAAACAGTATTTCACAAGATTGGAAAGGGTGTTTCTTTTGCTTCCTCCTCCACTGCAGCTgcattcaaatctttgaaagaagcgAAAATTGTTGATGTAACAAAAAAGGGCTACAATCTTGTAAAAGATGAGCTGACATCCACACCATCTAGGAGGCGAAAAATGGAGAGCGCAGCTGCAGCATCAGCCTATAAAGAAAGGAGTAGTGCAACAAGCATTGTACCAGTAGGGGTTAAACAGACTCGCTGGGGGAAGAAGTGGGAAGAATTTAAAGAGAAG GCTCGTGGACACCCATTGTACAAGCGGGTCAGGGGAGTTGGTGAGCATCCTGCTGTTGCAAAGAGTCAAGAG CTAGCAGAAGATATAAGAGAGCGGTGGGAAACAAGTGATAGTCCTGTTGTTCacaaaattcaaga TTTGAATGAAACCATTTTTGGTGAATCTGCATCAGCAATATCATACAAGGAAATACGTAGACGTGATCC GTACTTCTCTTTACCAGATTTTATAGCCGATGTGCAGGAGATTGTTAAGCCCACCCTTCAAGCCTACCTCAAG GGTGATTTTGAAACTCTGAAAAAAAATTGTAGCTTTGAAGTGATTGATAGATGCAAAGCAGAACGAAGGGCATATGAAAGCCAAGGAATCTTCTTTGACAACAAG ATTTTACACATTTCTGATGTGGAAGTCAAAGAAACCAAACTAATGGGTGATACGCCAATCATTATTGTTGCT ACTCAGCAAACTTTTTGCGTGAGAGACAGAAGTGGTAAAATCACCGAGGGTGGAAAG GATGATATCCACACCGTATATTATGCATGGGCAATGCAACAGATGGATTCTGGAGAAATGAAAGAAGGTGAAGTATACCCTACATGGAGGTTGAGGGAGATGCAGCAATTGGGAATTCAATCCCTTATTTAA
- the LOC131048604 gene encoding mitochondrial import inner membrane translocase subunit TIM44-2 isoform X1, translating into MAGKMLGRDFNQSSRQIFSLYRSRQQAANNRYFVFRNQSRLSSRHMSIFSEFSKRFKGEVESNPELQKSIKELKEKAVEIKSITEDLKTRTKQTTEHLYKHADAVRTEAETKAKQVSAVMKDKISAATEQAKDFGEKTFKVGTDGSEEKTRSKADSSSNYEGSSTSSTAKTEATESASSQEESGASETVFHKIGKGVSFASSSTAAAFKSLKEAKIVDVTKKGYNLVKDELTSTPSRRRKMESAAAASAYKERSSATSIVPVGVKQTRWGKKWEEFKEKARGHPLYKRVRGVGEHPAVAKSQELAEDIRERWETSDSPVVHKIQDLNETIFGESASAISYKEIRRRDPYFSLPDFIADVQEIVKPTLQAYLKGDFETLKKNCSFEVIDRCKAERRAYESQGIFFDNKILHISDVEVKETKLMGDTPIIIVAFQTQQTFCVRDRSGKITEGGKDDIHTVYYAWAMQQMDSGEMKEGEVYPTWRLREMQQLGIQSLI; encoded by the exons ATGGCAGGCAAAATGTTAGGTCGTGATTTTAACCAGTCGTCAAGGCAGATTTTTTCTTTATACCGCTCAAGGCAACAG GCTGCAAATAATCGATATTTTGTCTTTCGCAATCAAAGCCGTTTGAGTTCTCGTCATATGAGCATTTTCAGCGAGTTCTCGAAGCGGTTCAAGGGAGAAGTTGAGAG CAATCCAGAGCTTCAAAAATCAATTAAGGAGCTTAAAGAAAAAGCAGTTGAGATTAAGTCAATCACAGAGGATCTGAAAACTAG AACGAAGCAGACAACAGAGCATTTGTACAAGCATGCTGATGCCGTACGAACGGAGGCAGAGACTAAGGCAAAACAG GTGTCTGCTGTAATGAAAGATAAGATCTCAGCTGCAACTGAACAG GCAAAAGATTTTGGTGAAAAGACATTTAAGGTTGGAACAGATGGGTCTGAAGAAAAGACAAGGTCTAAGGCAGACAGCAGCAGTAATTATGAAGGAAGCTCAACATCAAGTACTGCAAAAACTGAGGCTACAGAGTCTGCAAGTTCACAGGAAGAAAGTGGAGCAAGTGAAACAGTATTTCACAAGATTGGAAAGGGTGTTTCTTTTGCTTCCTCCTCCACTGCAGCTgcattcaaatctttgaaagaagcgAAAATTGTTGATGTAACAAAAAAGGGCTACAATCTTGTAAAAGATGAGCTGACATCCACACCATCTAGGAGGCGAAAAATGGAGAGCGCAGCTGCAGCATCAGCCTATAAAGAAAGGAGTAGTGCAACAAGCATTGTACCAGTAGGGGTTAAACAGACTCGCTGGGGGAAGAAGTGGGAAGAATTTAAAGAGAAG GCTCGTGGACACCCATTGTACAAGCGGGTCAGGGGAGTTGGTGAGCATCCTGCTGTTGCAAAGAGTCAAGAG CTAGCAGAAGATATAAGAGAGCGGTGGGAAACAAGTGATAGTCCTGTTGTTCacaaaattcaaga TTTGAATGAAACCATTTTTGGTGAATCTGCATCAGCAATATCATACAAGGAAATACGTAGACGTGATCC GTACTTCTCTTTACCAGATTTTATAGCCGATGTGCAGGAGATTGTTAAGCCCACCCTTCAAGCCTACCTCAAG GGTGATTTTGAAACTCTGAAAAAAAATTGTAGCTTTGAAGTGATTGATAGATGCAAAGCAGAACGAAGGGCATATGAAAGCCAAGGAATCTTCTTTGACAACAAG ATTTTACACATTTCTGATGTGGAAGTCAAAGAAACCAAACTAATGGGTGATACGCCAATCATTATTGTTGCT TTCCAGACTCAGCAAACTTTTTGCGTGAGAGACAGAAGTGGTAAAATCACCGAGGGTGGAAAG GATGATATCCACACCGTATATTATGCATGGGCAATGCAACAGATGGATTCTGGAGAAATGAAAGAAGGTGAAGTATACCCTACATGGAGGTTGAGGGAGATGCAGCAATTGGGAATTCAATCCCTTATTTAA